Part of the Nostoc sp. ATCC 53789 genome, GGGCCAAATAACTGCACAGGGGCAGGAGGAAAGGATTTAATCATCGAAGTTCCCTGCGGTACAACCATTTATGATGCTGAAACTGGCGAACTGCTGGGAGATTTAACTGAGCCTCAGCAGACTTTACTGATTGCCCAAGGTGGTAAAGGCGGACTGGGAAATCAGCATTTCTTGAGCAACCGTAATCGCGCCCCAGAATACGCCCTCCCAGGATTACCGGGGGAAATAAAGCAGCTGCGTCTGGAGTTGAAACTTTTGGCAGAAGTGGGGATTATTGGCTTACCAAATGCAGGAAAATCCACTCTAATTTCATCTTTATCAGCAGCACGTCCAAAAATTGCCGACTATCCCTTTACTACCTTGATCCCAAATTTGGGTGTAGTACGAAAACCGACTGGCGATGGTACTGTTTTCGCCGATATTCCTGGACTAATTGCGGGAGCATCTCATGGGGCTGGGTTGGGGCATGATTTCTTGCGTCATATTGAGCGCACGCGAGTGCTACTTCACTTGATTGATGCCACTAGTGATGATGTGATTAGGGATTACAACACAATTAAAGAAGAATTACAAGCTTATGGACAGGGTTTAGCAGAACGTCCACAAATTTTGGCGCTGAATAAAATTGATGCCGTAGATCGGGAAACTGTCGATTTGGAGGCTTTAGCTACCCAACTTAATCAT contains:
- the obgE gene encoding GTPase ObgE, giving the protein MQFIDQAKIEVEAGKGGDGIVAFRREKYVPTGGPSGGNGGRGGSIFFVADENLQTLLDFRYNHRFQAEKGTRGGPNNCTGAGGKDLIIEVPCGTTIYDAETGELLGDLTEPQQTLLIAQGGKGGLGNQHFLSNRNRAPEYALPGLPGEIKQLRLELKLLAEVGIIGLPNAGKSTLISSLSAARPKIADYPFTTLIPNLGVVRKPTGDGTVFADIPGLIAGASHGAGLGHDFLRHIERTRVLLHLIDATSDDVIRDYNTIKEELQAYGQGLAERPQILALNKIDAVDRETVDLEALATQLNHLSYAPVFIISAVTRTGLEPMLQEIWGILDQMKVPEEVEALR